One Lujinxingia sediminis DNA window includes the following coding sequences:
- a CDS encoding succinylglutamate desuccinylase/aspartoacylase family protein: MTRSISEGELAMAGPKVRRALVVNGVSVEPGERRRVEIPVGGLPTQTPLALPVEIVRGVEPGPRVWVSAALHGDEVNGVEIVRALLNELDPKQMCGAVIAVPIVNVFGFINQSRYLPDRRDLNRSFPGSKKGSLAGRLARLFLDEIVGCCTHGIDLHTAAVGRYNFPHVRGDLSDAPTRQLLEAFGADVMMDAAPPRGSLRQTAARKKIPIVLFEGGEALRFDRPVVEVGLAGTKRVLEALGVTTFKDAGEPGARRESSQTSWVRARRAGILRVEVESGAFVKKGQRLGTVGDAFDTSAAPLKAPFDGIVLSHVTHPLVHQGEAMFHVAKLGE; encoded by the coding sequence GTGACACGATCCATTTCTGAAGGTGAGCTGGCCATGGCGGGGCCGAAGGTGCGCCGCGCGCTGGTCGTCAACGGGGTGAGCGTGGAGCCCGGGGAGCGGCGCCGGGTGGAGATTCCGGTAGGGGGGCTTCCCACCCAGACGCCGCTGGCCCTGCCCGTGGAGATCGTGCGCGGGGTGGAGCCCGGCCCGCGCGTCTGGGTGAGCGCGGCCTTGCACGGCGACGAGGTCAACGGGGTGGAGATTGTACGCGCGCTCCTCAATGAGCTCGATCCGAAGCAGATGTGTGGTGCGGTCATTGCGGTGCCCATCGTCAATGTGTTTGGCTTTATCAATCAGTCCCGTTACCTGCCGGACCGGCGAGATCTCAACCGCAGCTTCCCGGGCAGCAAAAAGGGCAGCCTGGCCGGACGTCTGGCGCGTCTGTTTCTCGATGAGATCGTGGGATGCTGCACTCACGGCATCGATCTGCATACGGCGGCGGTGGGGCGTTACAACTTCCCGCATGTGCGCGGCGACTTGAGCGACGCCCCCACCCGCCAGCTTTTGGAGGCCTTCGGAGCCGACGTCATGATGGATGCCGCGCCCCCCCGAGGCTCGTTGCGCCAGACGGCGGCCAGGAAAAAGATCCCCATTGTGCTCTTTGAAGGTGGAGAGGCGCTGCGCTTTGACCGCCCGGTGGTGGAAGTGGGGCTTGCGGGCACCAAACGCGTGCTGGAGGCCCTGGGGGTCACCACCTTTAAGGATGCCGGAGAGCCGGGAGCCAGGCGCGAGAGCTCCCAGACGAGCTGGGTGCGCGCGCGTCGCGCCGGCATCCTGCGTGTGGAGGTCGAGAGCGGAGCTTTTGTGAAAAAAGGCCAGCGTCTGGGCACCGTGGGCGATGCCTTTGATACCAGCGCTGCACCTCTGAAGGCGCCTTTTGATGGCATTGTGCTCTCGCATGTGACTCACCCCCTGGTGCATCAGGGCGAGGCGATGTTTCACGTGGCCAAACTCGGAGAGTAA
- the rimK gene encoding 30S ribosomal protein S6--L-glutamate ligase, with translation MKIAILSRKSSLYSTRRLREAAMERGHEVQIVDYLRCFMDITSKRPRVMLAGEEIKDVEAIVPRIGATYTFYGLSVVRQFEMMGVFSANTSQGISRSRDKLRAMQLLARAGVGMPVTGFLHSTKDVDGVIDTVGGAPLVIKLLEGTQGIGVVLAETRKAAQSVIEAFRGLDANILLQEYIAESAGADIRAFVVGDEVVAAMKRQAQPGEFRSNLHRGGYATVAELSDEERETAILAAQTMGLSVAGVDLLRSSRGPMVIEVNSSPGLEGIEQTTGIDVAGHIVSFIEENVSRGAARDTIHF, from the coding sequence ATGAAGATCGCCATCCTCTCGCGCAAAAGCTCGCTCTACTCCACCCGTCGTCTGCGCGAGGCCGCCATGGAGCGGGGCCACGAAGTGCAGATCGTCGACTACCTGCGCTGCTTTATGGATATTACCTCCAAACGCCCGCGGGTGATGCTCGCCGGCGAGGAGATTAAAGATGTGGAGGCGATCGTCCCGCGCATCGGGGCGACCTATACTTTTTACGGGCTCTCGGTGGTGCGCCAGTTCGAGATGATGGGGGTGTTTTCGGCGAATACCTCCCAGGGGATCTCGCGCTCGCGCGACAAACTGCGGGCGATGCAGCTGCTGGCGCGCGCCGGGGTGGGGATGCCGGTGACGGGTTTTCTGCACTCGACCAAGGATGTCGATGGCGTCATCGATACCGTTGGCGGCGCGCCGCTGGTGATCAAGCTGCTGGAGGGCACCCAGGGCATCGGGGTGGTGCTGGCCGAGACGCGTAAGGCAGCGCAGTCGGTGATCGAGGCCTTTCGAGGGCTCGACGCCAATATTCTGCTCCAGGAGTACATCGCCGAGTCGGCCGGAGCCGATATTCGCGCGTTTGTGGTCGGCGATGAGGTGGTCGCGGCGATGAAGCGCCAGGCCCAGCCCGGGGAGTTTCGCTCCAACCTCCACCGCGGCGGCTATGCCACGGTGGCCGAGCTCAGCGATGAGGAGCGCGAGACGGCGATCCTGGCGGCGCAGACCATGGGGCTGAGCGTGGCCGGTGTCGATCTTCTGCGCTCCAGCCGCGGGCCCATGGTCATTGAGGTCAACTCCTCGCCGGGGCTTGAGGGCATTGAGCAGACCACCGGCATTGATGTCGCCGGTCATATCGTCTCCTTCATTGAGGAGAACGTCTCCCGAGGAGCTGCCCGTGACACGATCCATTTCTGA
- a CDS encoding ATP-dependent zinc protease family protein, giving the protein MTDKKSSKAPRPIIGWREWVGLPELGLGRIKAKIDTGARTSALHAENIELFELEDDELWVRFEVRPHQRSARDGAVAEYPVYDRRVVRSSSGHEEFRVVIRPVVEVLGQRYAIELTLTNRKDMGFRMLLGRHAVRGRFLVDPAASFLGGTTPRR; this is encoded by the coding sequence ATGACAGATAAGAAGAGCTCGAAAGCGCCGCGCCCGATCATCGGGTGGCGCGAGTGGGTGGGATTGCCCGAGTTGGGGCTGGGGCGCATCAAGGCCAAGATCGACACCGGCGCGCGAACCTCGGCTCTGCACGCCGAAAACATCGAACTCTTTGAGCTTGAGGATGACGAGCTCTGGGTGCGCTTTGAGGTGCGTCCGCACCAACGCAGCGCTCGTGATGGAGCGGTCGCCGAGTATCCCGTCTACGATCGGCGGGTGGTCCGCAGTTCTTCGGGGCACGAGGAGTTTCGTGTGGTGATTCGCCCGGTGGTCGAAGTGCTGGGCCAGCGCTACGCCATTGAGCTGACGCTGACCAATCGCAAAGATATGGGTTTTCGCATGCTGCTCGGGCGTCACGCTGTCCGGGGGCGTTTTCTGGTCGATCCGGCCGCATCTTTTCTGGGGGGCACCACCCCCCGGCGCTGA
- a CDS encoding AMP-binding protein, whose amino-acid sequence MSKRNLPTELWKRFQEAKEAPALNLRDAEGTLHQPTYWEWTRGVQRLAMGLVDWGVTPGERIGYAAPNSAALLDLMVAGWLVGGCVVPLLPGQERRDTLRALARSGCSVVVVSDEAERQRLRGPGGQLPADLKFVLTEGSADAEACLGVEALSERGRDRLRRGGLNLLAERMFAQEADALSLILYDATPSETMRGAYFSGEKVLLMLERIAHQMHLNTEEPVRLGALLSYGWPGSFLLTMSVLYAGKELAVAESARQLHEHLRTLQPTHLLCGPAFLESLATRWQERLEAAPEILKQLSGPAQDDASPSRAPLGRLLGGLGEKATDRLLYAPIRSELGGRLRAIYVPEGQADPTWRQILERAGTHLLGYLALPEAGVSHLEHPEAARQGSAGRPIEGIATRQAHARQGEVGELWLRGETLFDGYWGGPGPRERNEEGWLATGIHVRLESGFAFVETTPATAPLTEP is encoded by the coding sequence ATGTCGAAACGCAACTTGCCCACCGAACTCTGGAAGCGCTTTCAAGAGGCCAAAGAGGCCCCCGCGCTGAACCTACGCGACGCCGAGGGCACCCTGCACCAGCCCACCTACTGGGAGTGGACGCGCGGGGTGCAGCGCCTGGCGATGGGGCTTGTGGACTGGGGGGTAACCCCTGGCGAGCGCATCGGATATGCAGCGCCGAACAGCGCGGCCTTGCTCGATCTGATGGTGGCAGGCTGGCTTGTGGGCGGGTGCGTGGTGCCGCTCTTGCCGGGCCAGGAGCGCCGCGACACGCTGCGGGCGCTGGCCCGCTCAGGATGCTCGGTGGTCGTGGTCAGCGATGAGGCGGAGCGCCAGCGTTTGAGGGGCCCGGGAGGCCAACTTCCCGCCGACTTAAAGTTTGTGCTCACCGAAGGTTCAGCCGACGCTGAGGCCTGCCTGGGCGTTGAGGCGCTCTCGGAGCGGGGGCGCGATCGTCTGCGCCGCGGCGGCCTCAACCTGCTGGCCGAGCGTATGTTTGCGCAGGAGGCCGACGCCCTCTCGCTCATCCTCTACGACGCCACCCCGTCTGAGACGATGCGCGGCGCATACTTCTCTGGCGAGAAGGTGCTCTTGATGCTTGAGCGCATCGCCCACCAGATGCATCTGAACACCGAGGAGCCAGTGCGCCTGGGCGCGCTGCTCTCGTATGGCTGGCCGGGCTCGTTTTTGCTCACGATGAGCGTGCTCTACGCCGGAAAGGAGCTGGCCGTGGCCGAGTCGGCGCGCCAGCTTCACGAGCATCTGCGCACGCTTCAGCCCACCCACCTTCTGTGCGGGCCGGCCTTCCTGGAGTCTCTGGCCACCCGCTGGCAGGAGCGTCTGGAGGCCGCCCCGGAGATTCTCAAGCAGCTCTCCGGGCCAGCGCAGGACGACGCCTCGCCATCGCGCGCGCCTCTGGGGCGCCTGCTCGGGGGGCTGGGTGAGAAGGCCACCGACCGACTGCTCTACGCGCCGATCCGATCGGAGCTCGGAGGCAGGCTGCGCGCCATCTACGTGCCCGAGGGCCAGGCCGATCCGACCTGGCGCCAGATTCTGGAGCGCGCCGGCACCCACCTGCTGGGCTACCTGGCGCTCCCGGAGGCCGGCGTCTCCCATCTGGAGCATCCCGAGGCCGCTCGCCAGGGCTCGGCCGGACGCCCCATCGAGGGCATCGCCACCCGCCAGGCCCACGCCCGCCAGGGCGAAGTCGGCGAGCTGTGGCTTCGAGGTGAAACCCTCTTCGATGGCTACTGGGGAGGCCCAGGCCCCCGCGAGCGCAACGAGGAGGGTTGGCTTGCCACCGGCATCCACGTGCGTCTGGAGAGTGGCTTTGCCTTTGTCGAAACCACTCCGGCGACCGCCCCACTCACTGAGCCCTGA